The genomic interval GACTGAAATGAAGGAGAGCAAAGTCACCCACAGTCAATCACGACGGCCTGTACCACACATCAGATATAAACCCTCAGGCATCACCAATAAATTACTTTCATTTGCAAGGAATAGTATCACAGAAAAGAGAACAACAGTGAGACAGATAAGAACTGAATCGTGTGGTTATTGTCAAATATGAGGAACAGACTTTGATTTAAATCTTCCACTTGTTCATGTGTTTGTGAACTTTTCTAGTTGATAATATATCATTAATGCATTTTAGGATCTGTTTAGAGCATGATTAAACAAATCAACCAGAGGATCAGCAGGTCAGCTACTACTGGGCTCAAGCATAATTCAGTGAAAGATGGCAGATGACCTGAACCTCGCTTACGAAACTGAACTATTGTTTTACTACAAATaaaaccaacaacaaaaaaaacatggttattaaccatggtaaccacaaattaCCCATGGTTTTGCTACACAAACCATAGTTTAACCATGGTATTTGTGGTAAAACTGTGGTTATATAAATGGTAATCAATTAGCCAAAAAAGCATgcgttactacacttttactatactAAAACCATGCTTAATTTTCCTACGGGTGGTGGTGAAGTGTTTAGATCAGCAGAGAATACATACATTTATATCCTTGTGGAGTGAACACTTATAGAGCTTCTTGTATTCAGCTCTGATGTCCAGCATGTCTATCTCTCCACGGCTGACCATTACTCTGGTCAAAGTGGTTTCATCTGTACCTGCTCCCTGCAGGTTCACAAATATTAAACATACTCCTATTTTTAATACAAACATTAGTGTCATACAAACACACAGTTATAGAGAATAATGTGTTTCTTGCAGTACCTTCATGCTTTTGTACAGTTTTTCAGCAAAGTATGCTGGAGTACTCATCGCACACTTTACTATAAGAAAAGTGTGTATATGATCAAAAATATGTATATGTAAAATGATCAAATATTCACATTTTTACTTATTGTGTATTTGCATTCTTAattcttaataaaaaataaaaaataccaaTGGCAACCAGCAGCTTCTCCAGGTTTCCAGACATTTCCTTCTCGATGCTCTTCTGTAAAGTCTTGCCACTGATGTTTTTATATTCCAATATTGCTGCAACCGGACATGTCAAGTTATATTCAAAACACACCTGCCATgtcaatttttttatgaaatgctTGTGTTAATACGGATGATTGTGTTGTTACTTTGTCTCAAGTGAGGGATGCTCCTTTTACAGAGGATCTCAATGAACTTGGACTCATCAGTTCCCAGTCTCTTCTCGCCTGCTTGATAAAGGGCCTATGGAGGAAATGGAGAACATGTAGATACTCACATCTAATCATAGAAAATATAATCTTCAACATTGTTACAGGTGAACAAGTTTTGGCTTGCTGTCCATCATGGTTGTCCTATTTATAGAACTAAGCACAAAATGGTGAGAGATTCAGGGATGTATTATTTACATATCTTGTCATTGTGATTAGCAAGATAAATAAAGACTTGATAAACCAAAAATATACTATATTTTCATGCCACAGGCTGTTTTTAGGGCCCGAGTACCGAGTATGTGCGATGAACCTTTCGGAATTGctccatttattattatttacccaATGAAATTCTAATGAAAACGTATtctgaaaaaatgtattcagtAAAGGATGATCAGATTTTTCTGAGATTTCTGTACCTTAGCGTCCGCTTTAGCCTGGTCTGCGTTCACATTGGTGCTCTCATCCCTCGCACCCTTACAATGAGAGACAAATCAAGTCTTTAATTTCCAGAGTATCAACTGCATTCATTAGAATAAACTGCTATACTTGTGTATTTAATCACCTCAGCAAGCAAAAGGATGGCTTTGCCAAAATGTCCTGAAACTTCAGTCTTTAGGTTCTGTATCAGTGTTTTCTTTGTTTCTATAGGGCAACGGGAAGAGAAGACATTATAACTCATTTCTGAAACTTAGATATTTTGTTACTACAAAGACTCCTCATCTCACTCTCAGAATATGCAGCAGACATCTCCttgatttgtttatttgtcCGTGAAGAAAGTATTTCAATCAGGAGTTTTTCATCCGTTCCAGCCCCCTGGAAAACAATTCATACATGTATAAGGAAAATAAGGAATAATTATGTACAAACATTggtaaataacacaaaatacgCTCATCAGGCATAACAATGATGTGTTGATCCCCCTTTtcctgccaaaacagccctgacccttcCAAGTATGGACTACACTAGACccctaaaggtgtgctgtggtatctggcaccaagatgttagcagcagatcttgcaaggtggggcctccatggatcaatTTTTTCAGCACATCACACaaatgctcgattggattgagatctggaaaattcggaggccaagtcaacacctcaaactggttgttgtactcctcaaaccattcttgaaccatttttactttgtggcagggtgcattatcctactgaaagaggccacgaccaccagggaataccgtttccataaAAGGGTGTAAACCCTTTAAAAGTAACATCagcatggatggcaggaccaaaggtttcccagcagaacatttcccaaagcatcacactgcttccgccagcttgccttcttcccatagtgcatcctgctaccatgtgttccccaggtaggCCACACACAtcccagatagcatggtgacattgattcaatgttgaaattccatcagaatcatcattttggttgaggttgaaactTCAATGCTAAGtgatattggatcaatgttgaaaattcaatgctaacaccatactggaccaatgttgaaaattcactgctaaataatattggatcaatgttgataattccatgcttttcagtgttgaaaagacaaacattgaatcaatgctgatgtttggtcagcttaattctccaccggtgaggcttacggtcaatctatctgttacattattcaacatgttaaaacaAATCCTAATCAATTGACTACac from Pseudorasbora parva isolate DD20220531a chromosome 3, ASM2467924v1, whole genome shotgun sequence carries:
- the anxa3a gene encoding annexin A3a, whose protein sequence is MADLWEELQSVANAAPTSFAAAPGERGTIKAKADFNVSEDVAALRKAIEGIGTTEKTLIEILTHRSSSQKQAISKAYQETTKRILVNDLKGDTHGNFEKVLVALARPPAANDAKWLIKAMKGAGTDEKLLIEILSSRTNKQIKEMSAAYSEKTKKTLIQNLKTEVSGHFGKAILLLAEGARDESTNVNADQAKADAKALYQAGEKRLGTDESKFIEILCKRSIPHLRQTILEYKNISGKTLQKSIEKEMSGNLEKLLVAIVKCAMSTPAYFAEKLYKSMKGAGTDETTLTRVMVSRGEIDMLDIRAEYKKLYKCSLHKDINSDVSGSYGECLKMICGGED